The following are encoded together in the Gemmatimonadaceae bacterium genome:
- a CDS encoding ABC transporter ATP-binding protein: MNAPAVVARDFSKRFGDVVAVDAMSFEVAPGELFGFIGPDGAGKTTLFRTMVTLLVPDTGSVSVLGLDVVRDLWELRTRVGYMPGRFSLYPDLSARENLQFFASVFGTSIDEGMRIIEPIWRQLAPFASRRAGALSGGMKQKLALCCALVHAPDILFLDEPTTGVDAVSRKEFWDLLDRLRAGGLTIIVSTPYMDEASRCDRVALVQKGRILLIDEPSAVERAYPNPLFAVRSPNRLGVLEVLRRFPHAAAVWPFGEVAHYTDARTDLPPDVIADEVRAFARQAGLDDLEVRATAASIEDAFMWHMLHEDAA; encoded by the coding sequence GTGAACGCGCCAGCGGTGGTCGCGCGCGACTTCAGCAAGCGATTCGGCGACGTCGTGGCCGTGGACGCCATGTCGTTCGAGGTGGCGCCGGGCGAGCTGTTCGGCTTCATCGGCCCCGACGGGGCGGGGAAGACGACGCTCTTCCGCACGATGGTCACGCTGCTCGTGCCCGATACGGGGAGCGTGTCGGTGCTGGGACTCGATGTGGTGCGTGACCTCTGGGAGCTGCGCACGCGGGTGGGCTACATGCCGGGTCGTTTCTCGCTCTACCCCGACCTCAGCGCGCGCGAGAACCTGCAGTTCTTCGCCTCGGTCTTCGGGACAAGCATCGACGAGGGGATGCGCATCATTGAACCGATCTGGCGGCAACTGGCACCGTTCGCCAGCCGCCGGGCGGGGGCGTTGTCCGGGGGAATGAAGCAGAAGCTTGCACTCTGCTGCGCCCTCGTGCACGCCCCCGACATCCTCTTTCTCGATGAACCGACGACCGGCGTCGACGCGGTCTCGCGCAAGGAGTTCTGGGACCTGCTCGACCGGCTGCGCGCCGGCGGGCTGACGATCATCGTCTCGACCCCCTACATGGACGAAGCATCACGCTGCGACCGCGTGGCGCTGGTGCAGAAGGGAAGGATCCTCCTCATCGACGAGCCGTCGGCGGTGGAGCGCGCGTACCCGAACCCGCTCTTCGCGGTGCGATCGCCCAACCGGCTCGGCGTCCTCGAGGTGCTGCGGCGCTTCCCGCATGCCGCCGCGGTCTGGCCGTTTGGCGAAGTGGCGCACTACACCGACGCGCGCACCGACCTGCCGCCAGACGTCATCGCCGACGAGGTGCGCGCCTTCGCTCGTCAGGCAGGGCTGGACGACCTGGAGGTGCGCGCGACCGCTGCCTCCATCGAGGACGCCTTCATGTGGCACATGCTGCACGAGGATGCCGCATGA
- a CDS encoding ABC transporter ATP-binding protein yields MTTPVPNAIDALDLTRRFGSFTAVNAITFHVAQGEVFGFLGANGAGKTTAMRMLIGLLEPTFGRATVAGFDIASHAEQVRRHIGYMSQRFSLYDDLTVQENITLFGGIYGLSNAQIAERTHTLLGRIGLEHARKELVRRIPLGWKQQLAFSVALLHQPRVVFLDEPTGGVDPITRRRFWEMIYETAASGTTVLVTTHYLDEAEYCDRLSIMVDGAIAAMGTPGEVKRAFDADSLDEVFLRLTRPGAA; encoded by the coding sequence ATGACCACTCCCGTCCCCAACGCCATCGACGCCCTCGACCTCACGCGCCGCTTCGGATCGTTTACCGCGGTGAACGCCATAACGTTTCACGTGGCACAGGGCGAGGTGTTCGGCTTTCTCGGTGCCAATGGCGCAGGGAAGACCACCGCCATGCGCATGCTCATCGGCCTCCTCGAGCCGACGTTCGGGCGCGCCACCGTGGCCGGCTTCGACATCGCGTCGCACGCCGAGCAGGTGCGCCGCCACATAGGCTACATGTCGCAACGCTTCTCCCTGTACGACGACCTCACCGTCCAGGAGAACATCACGCTCTTTGGCGGGATCTACGGGCTCTCGAACGCGCAAATCGCCGAGCGCACGCACACGCTCCTGGGCCGCATCGGGCTCGAACACGCCCGCAAGGAACTCGTCAGGCGCATCCCGTTAGGCTGGAAGCAGCAGCTGGCCTTCTCCGTCGCCCTCCTCCACCAACCCAGGGTCGTCTTCCTCGACGAACCCACGGGCGGCGTCGATCCCATCACGCGGCGGCGCTTCTGGGAGATGATCTACGAGACAGCCGCAAGCGGGACGACGGTGCTCGTCACGACGCACTACCTCGATGAAGCGGAATACTGCGACCGCCTCTCGATCATGGTCGATGGCGCCATTGCCGCGATGGGAACGCCGGGTGAGGTGAAGCGCGCCTTCGATGCCGACTCGCTCGACGAAGTCTTCCTGCGCCTCACGCGACCTGGGGCCGCATGA